A stretch of DNA from Babesia bovis T2Bo chromosome 2, whole genome shotgun sequence:
TCTAGTGGAACTATGTCGCCTATACCCTAGGGTAATAGGCCAGGTGATAGAGTCCTTTGAGAACTTGTATCCACACTACAACCTTGCCCTGGAACATCACGTGTCGGTATCTAGGAATTTATGCACTCTTGCTAGAAGGGTACCAGCTTTATTGGGGCCACTGTATCGATTGCTGATTACCAAGGTTACTATCATTGACGCCGAGATAAAGTTAGAGGACCCTAGTGAGTTTTGCGAGGAGAAGATTAAGGCGCTGCGACTGGAGACAATGCGCCAGCTGGCGTCTGAGTTAAAGAGTGGATCTATTGACATCTCTGAGGCTAAGCACCGTATTGGCAACCCCAACTGGTACCAGGAGCTTTACGCCACTGTACGTACTGATGAGGACCTGGATGACATGACGCAGAAGTTGGATGCTGTAATGTCAGTTTTGTTCAGCTCGCTGACTAGGCTACTAAATGACAATATGGACACGCCCGCTGTGCAGAAACCATCAATGCCCGAGTTAACAGAGGACTCCTCTGATAGTGACGGAAGCGACTCTGTATCCACTAGTGGCTACCATTCCGTATCCAGTTATAGGAATGAAGAGGTCAATTATCCAGATCATGGATTACGCAGCAAGTCTGTTTCGGGTGTCGTCAAATCAGAAGTGGGTTATAATGTCCCAACGGTTGCTGACAGGATAGTGTCTGAATTACTCGACGTCTTCGAGGATGTAGTGCTACCAACGCAACGGTGTAAATACGTCCAGTTCCTATATATCCACGTGGCTTCTATGAAGACTGCATGGTCCCATTTATTCCTGCAACGGCTGTTACTTATACTATATGACGAAGAGGCCCATTCAACAAGTCGACGTTATGCTAGTAGCTACATAGCCTCGATAGTATCGCGTGCTGATTTTATCCAGGGCCAAGTTGTTTGTAGTGTGGTGTACTATCTGTTTTCCATATTGGCCAAGTTCGAATATCTCTTGGTGCAGTGTCAGGATTCGGGTGCTAGTAGTGTGACTTCTGATTTTACCCTTAGGTCCCAAAATCGCTTTGGTGAATCCGGCAGTATAAGATCGCATTCACAAATGAATCGATTCTATTCCTTATTACAGGACATACTTCATATAGTCTCTTACCATGCAGGTACACTAGGTAGTTCACCTCGTTGCGTGCGTTACCTCCAGGACAAAAGGTTATCTGTATGTACTTTCCTAGACAGCCATTTGTTCCCAGTTGGCCGTATGCGCGAGACTGTAGTTGATAACGCAATATCCGCGACATCTATAGTCCCCGAGCTGCGAACACTGCACATATCACTGGTTAAAGCCAGGGAAGCGGTATTCAGCAGTGACAACGCGTGTGCCAAAGGGTATTCCACAAAAGTGATAGAAGGAAGTTTTCCCTATGACTCATTTGCTCTGTATCACTCCCGGTACTTCATTCGCAATAACTATCGTTTACATGGTTACTACGAGCTAAACAAGGACTTGGTGGCAGTGAAGCAGGAGCTGGTAGACATGGCACCTGATTACGTGGTAACTAAGGAACCAACAGCTAGAAAATGCATTCCAGTATCGGCGTTACGTGACATTAAGGTTGAATGTACAAAAAAAGTTCCTCATGGCCTCGATTTGATACCGGATGGCACCAGTATCGACGTGCCAATGAAGAAATCAGATCTTGACAGCGATATTCCCGAGGACAGGATAGTTGACCAGTTCATGCAGGCGACGCCTACTCGTCCGGAGCCGTGGCAAAGTCCAGTTCCGAGATTGCAGAATCAGGGATTCGCTGTCGTGGGTGATCTTAACACGTCGGGGTACACCACTACCGAGGGTGGATTCTCCGACACAAAACATGATAACGCCCTTTGTTCATCACAGGATAGCGGTAGCTCCATTGCAACGCACATTCGGTCGCGGCTGCAACGGAAACACAGGAGGACACAAAAAATCGATATGGATCCCTTGTTCGATTTTTACGGGGAGGATGTGTCCGACATTTCAGAAGTCGACTTTAGGAGCGACAACCTGAAGCGTTTAAAGAGCTGCTCGAGCGCCGGTACTGAGTACTCCACAACCGGGCCTGAGGTCCCGGCTGACCATACCAACGACGACCAGCAGCTTATAGTTATCGGCATTGACCAGTTGGATGACTTTGAACTGTCACTTTCAAGCTCGATTTTGGTTAATGCCCCCAAGCGGAGCAGTAAACGAATATTCGACCTCTTGACAGCGACAGCGGCTTATAAATCGGCCATAGTCAATTCCGAGGTGACAAAGAACATACATAAGCGGTGTCAGGATTCACTCAAATAGAGGGATCCAATTTGACGTAGTCACTATAGCTTAATTTAAGCTTCTTGCTTTGATATCTCGTGacctgtatatatgtgttCCTGGCAGTATAAACGGTACCAATGCATCTATAGATACCCACCTCTAGGATCTTCCATAACTTTGTAGGGTCACCACGACGATACCCAGCCTTGCGTATAAGCTGGTTAATAGCGGCCTGTTTGGTTAAATGGTTCTCCTCAGCGACCTCGGGGAGGTATGTAGATGAGTACCTATTGCATGATCTCTGGGCTCATATATAACTCACTTCTCTCCATTATGGTAAAACTTTATTATAACTCCGTGCTTACCAACCTCCCAGTCACTAGGGTTTTCAGCAGGCTGCGCCGTGTATagaaatggatatatcgcCAACCTCGTAGGTATGTAGTAGCGACACTTTGCATATCAGCTTGGGCACCTCTTCGGCAGTTATAGGCTTGAATCTCTTATCATCATATGCGCTCAATTGGGCGTAATAACCTAGCGAATATAAAGGAGTTTACCAGTACATACCCAAACTCTCGATGGACACCTTGCCCAAACTTCCAACACAACCACGCAATTGCTCGTTGCTGTAAGATATGTATGTATAAAATCTTAACATACCCATTATCGTCCACGATCATCCATGTTACAAACATGGCAGACTTAATACCGAGGTCCATTAACCTCTGCATATCACTCCGAATTGgctttttgtttttctgtaaatatatattcattgaATCCCAGACGTACAGTCAACAACTCATCCAAGGCGTCAAAACAAGAGGCGCAGAAATTGTCATCGAGGGTGTTGAGCATAAAGTCGATGTCAGTTGGCATGGTTACAATGGTATTAAATAAGCTCCAGAATGATATCTTATATTTGAATTGTTTCTGCAGGGTCAAAATTTATGCCTGAACGAATATACTCCAGCGATTGATTGTCGATAGATAGCCTATTTAGTGACAATAAGCTAGTAAACAAGTCGTTGTATTGTGTACCAGGAGTTAAACAATTATCTTGTTAACTCCATGCAAACGAGACAATACGTAAATCTACTTTGGCAAACAGAGTTGGATTCCAAAGGTAGCGTGCAATATATCTGTATTCCCAATGAACAGATGTAGTATTGACAAGAAAACTATTACTgaaaattaaaaaataaaactCCACAGAAAAGACATTTAAATAGGACCAAAGGTATACGTGGAAGAATACATGCGTTAGATTGATACGTAATGGAACCGGGCATTATCCAACATATACCAACATATTGCACAAAAAAATAGACaatttgtaaatatacCAGATGTATTACTAAattattaaatatgtaatagATACAAATGTTTTAGTAGATATACGGCAAAACACATGAAACAAGATCACAGGTTAACGTGGATCtaagtgtatatatcacaacGCAACATTACCTCAAACGCAATGAAGTGGGtaacatataacatatcCTAGATTGAATAACgaattgtttttatttttcaTTTATTAGTAAgcatatttaatattacaCACACGTGTTGCTGCTGCTGATCATATCGCGATAACATCGctattatatataagatctatttataaaatatagtaGGACATTCTGTTTA
This window harbors:
- a CDS encoding AMMECR1 family protein, with amino-acid sequence MPTDIDFMLNTLDDNFCASCFDALDELLTKNKKPIRSDMQRLMDLGIKSAMFVTWMIVDDNGNEQLRGCVGSLGKVSIESLGYYAQLSAYDDKRFKPITAEEVPKLICKVSLLHTYEPAENPSDWEVGKHGVIIKFYHNGEKYSSTYLPEVAEENHLTKQAAINQLIRKAGYRRGDPTKLWKILEVTRYQSKKLKLSYSDYVKLDPSI
- a CDS encoding RNA polymerase I specific transcription initiation factor RRN3 family protein translates to MASYLSQLRRFKVNRANLVENEPAPVVVNNTTIIRKLQDISRSPSQDEGTLKEYIRILCEEMHWQCASESEVNDVTNGLIDMVTTEHSLLGSVVHEIVAKFRRIEGENGKIDIVDKVFDNFLELKKQLRHILINSTLDVPLEGDSLKIVREILRQYPGSIDVDSVTIFTSVHLNPKYRGMRCFFFKEADGRCTDFSYARCADGVPARYHRLHNVFIDVLVELCRLYPRVIGQVIESFENLYPHYNLALEHHVSVSRNLCTLARRVPALLGPLYRLLITKVTIIDAEIKLEDPSEFCEEKIKALRLETMRQLASELKSGSIDISEAKHRIGNPNWYQELYATVRTDEDLDDMTQKLDAVMSVLFSSLTRLLNDNMDTPAVQKPSMPELTEDSSDSDGSDSVSTSGYHSVSSYRNEEVNYPDHGLRSKSVSGVVKSEVGYNVPTVADRIVSELLDVFEDVVLPTQRCKYVQFLYIHVASMKTAWSHLFLQRLLLILYDEEAHSTSRRYASSYIASIVSRADFIQGQVVCSVVYYLFSILAKFEYLLVQCQDSGASSVTSDFTLRSQNRFGESGSIRSHSQMNRFYSLLQDILHIVSYHAGTLGSSPRCVRYLQDKRLSVCTFLDSHLFPVGRMRETVVDNAISATSIVPELRTLHISLVKAREAVFSSDNACAKGYSTKVIEGSFPYDSFALYHSRYFIRNNYRLHGYYELNKDLVAVKQELVDMAPDYVVTKEPTARKCIPVSALRDIKVECTKKVPHGLDLIPDGTSIDVPMKKSDLDSDIPEDRIVDQFMQATPTRPEPWQSPVPRLQNQGFAVVGDLNTSGYTTTEGGFSDTKHDNALCSSQDSGSSIATHIRSRLQRKHRRTQKIDMDPLFDFYGEDVSDISEVDFRSDNLKRLKSCSSAGTEYSTTGPEVPADHTNDDQQLIVIGIDQLDDFELSLSSSILVNAPKRSSKRIFDLLTATAAYKSAIVNSEVTKNIHKRCQDSLK